A genomic segment from Methanoplanus limicola DSM 2279 encodes:
- a CDS encoding nucleotide sugar dehydrogenase, which yields MSDKLSEIISKRGPVKKIGVIGMGYVGIPAAVLFADVPHFEKVYGFQRNSKTSGYKIDMLNSGESPLKGEEPGLEELISKVTGNDSVKAKGEGKTGDKDSAGEGIRKFECTSDFSKLSECDAITLAIQTPFESREDLIPNFEPLIEGIRNAGRYLTPGTLVVLESTITPGTTEGMARKILEEESGLVAGEDFCLAHAPERVMVGRLLRNIREHDRIVGGIKSYGPDGILLDGIDSPSTKRAMELYGPVLTKGKLIPMSATAAETTKTAENTFRDLQIAAANQLALYCEAMGINFYDVRRGVDSLKGEGITRAMLWPGAGVGGHCLTKDTYHLERGVKIVNTDLNAGQLEPLDFPEGKDSLYVLARQINDFMPHHMLTLTKAALARAGKEFSKSSKEFNDTDRANEKGNRKIKVAILGWAFLANSDDARDTPAEIYYRLCKDAGADVSIHDPHVLSYPGLDDGDNISQDLDEVIAGADVIAVLAGHKEYFSLKPEEVIKTAGVKCPVIVDGRNVIDPDTWISGGFIYKGIGRGDKNNHELIH from the coding sequence ATGAGTGACAAATTAAGCGAAATCATCAGCAAAAGAGGCCCGGTTAAGAAGATTGGTGTAATAGGCATGGGATATGTAGGTATCCCTGCCGCAGTCCTCTTTGCAGACGTTCCCCATTTTGAGAAGGTATATGGTTTTCAGCGGAATTCCAAAACATCCGGATATAAGATAGATATGCTCAACTCGGGTGAGAGTCCTCTAAAAGGCGAGGAACCCGGCCTTGAGGAGTTAATCAGTAAAGTTACCGGAAATGATTCTGTGAAAGCAAAGGGAGAAGGTAAAACAGGGGATAAAGATAGTGCAGGTGAAGGAATCAGAAAGTTTGAATGCACATCTGACTTCTCAAAGCTTTCTGAATGCGATGCTATAACCCTTGCAATCCAGACTCCTTTTGAGAGCAGGGAAGATCTGATTCCAAACTTTGAACCGTTAATTGAGGGCATAAGAAATGCCGGCAGGTACTTAACACCCGGAACCCTTGTGGTCCTTGAGTCAACAATCACACCAGGAACGACTGAAGGTATGGCAAGGAAGATTCTTGAGGAAGAATCCGGACTTGTTGCCGGGGAGGACTTCTGCCTTGCACATGCACCTGAGAGGGTAATGGTTGGGCGCCTCCTTAGAAATATCCGTGAGCATGACAGAATTGTCGGCGGGATTAAAAGCTACGGCCCGGACGGAATCCTTCTGGACGGCATTGACTCACCAAGCACAAAGCGTGCGATGGAACTCTACGGCCCTGTGCTTACCAAAGGAAAATTAATTCCAATGTCTGCAACAGCCGCAGAAACCACAAAGACTGCCGAGAACACCTTCAGGGACTTACAGATCGCAGCTGCCAACCAGCTGGCACTTTACTGTGAGGCAATGGGCATAAACTTCTATGACGTTAGAAGGGGCGTTGACTCCCTGAAGGGAGAAGGCATAACAAGGGCAATGCTCTGGCCCGGTGCCGGTGTTGGCGGGCATTGTCTTACAAAGGACACCTATCACCTGGAGCGTGGAGTAAAGATTGTCAACACGGATCTCAATGCCGGACAACTCGAACCTCTGGACTTCCCTGAAGGAAAAGATTCTCTCTACGTCCTTGCAAGGCAGATAAACGACTTCATGCCCCACCACATGCTTACGTTAACGAAGGCTGCTCTTGCGCGTGCCGGAAAAGAATTCAGTAAATCCAGTAAAGAATTCAATGACACTGACAGAGCAAATGAAAAAGGCAATCGGAAAATCAAAGTAGCTATACTCGGCTGGGCCTTCCTTGCCAATTCTGATGATGCACGAGATACTCCGGCAGAGATCTACTACAGACTCTGCAAAGATGCCGGTGCAGACGTAAGCATCCATGACCCTCATGTCCTCAGTTATCCCGGACTTGATGATGGTGACAACATCTCACAGGATCTTGATGAAGTCATTGCCGGTGCTGATGTCATTGCTGTTCTTGCCGGGCATAAGGAGTATTTCAGCCTGAAGCCGGAGGAGGTTATTAAAACAGCAGGAGTGAAGTGCCCTGTAATCGTTGACGGCCGGAATGTTATTGACCCGGATACGTGGATCAGCGGTGGCTTCATCTACAAAGGCATTGGGCGTGGTGACAAGAACAACCACGAGCTGATTCATTGA
- a CDS encoding UDP-N-acetyl glucosamine 2-epimerase produces the protein MKIVSIVGARPQFIKCAPVSRVLRKEHQEILVHTGQHYDANMSDIFFEQLNIPKPNYNLNIGSGSQGEQTGKMLIEIEKVLIKEQPDMVLVYGDTNSTLAGALAAAKLHIPIAHVEAGLRSFDRTMPEEINRIMTDHLSDLLFCPTQTAVDNLAKEGITQDSSASITQDTNGKGSKGKVKGKGVYLTGDVMVDALQYNLKIAREKSTILNELNFEDKKGKYYVATVHRPANTDSRENLTNIIEAFSEIINSEKTSIIFPVHPRTVKCLKEYDLYEKMPENLIILDPLPYLDMLHLMSNAKIILTDSGGIQKEAYILNVPCITLRENTEWVETLQDGMNILTGADRDKIISGTLDCKSELSFNHDIFGIGNSASNIVDEINSFYTEIK, from the coding sequence ATGAAAATCGTATCAATAGTCGGTGCCCGCCCGCAGTTTATCAAGTGTGCGCCTGTATCAAGGGTGCTTAGAAAAGAGCACCAGGAGATCTTAGTCCACACAGGCCAGCATTACGATGCCAATATGTCTGACATCTTCTTTGAGCAGTTAAATATCCCAAAGCCGAATTACAACCTCAATATCGGTTCCGGCAGCCAGGGAGAGCAGACCGGAAAGATGCTCATTGAAATTGAAAAAGTCCTCATAAAAGAGCAGCCGGATATGGTCTTGGTTTACGGCGATACAAATTCAACCCTTGCCGGTGCCCTTGCAGCAGCAAAGCTTCACATTCCTATAGCCCACGTTGAAGCCGGCCTGAGGTCCTTTGACAGAACAATGCCCGAGGAGATTAACCGGATTATGACTGATCACCTATCGGACCTTCTCTTCTGCCCCACCCAGACCGCCGTTGACAATCTCGCCAAGGAAGGGATAACACAGGACAGCAGTGCGTCAATAACGCAAGACACCAATGGGAAGGGCAGTAAAGGCAAAGTTAAAGGTAAAGGAGTTTATCTTACCGGCGATGTAATGGTTGATGCCCTCCAATACAATCTAAAAATTGCCAGGGAAAAATCAACAATACTCAATGAATTGAATTTTGAGGACAAAAAAGGAAAGTATTACGTTGCAACAGTTCACAGACCAGCCAATACTGATTCCAGAGAAAACTTAACAAACATCATTGAGGCCTTCTCTGAAATAATCAATTCTGAAAAAACTTCAATAATATTCCCTGTACACCCCAGAACAGTAAAGTGCCTCAAAGAATACGATCTATATGAAAAAATGCCGGAAAACCTTATCATCCTTGATCCTTTGCCTTACCTTGACATGCTACATTTAATGTCAAATGCAAAGATAATCCTGACAGACTCCGGTGGAATCCAGAAAGAGGCTTATATCCTTAATGTTCCCTGCATAACCCTCCGAGAAAATACAGAATGGGTTGAGACCCTCCAAGATGGAATGAACATTCTAACCGGAGCTGATAGAGATAAAATAATATCAGGCACTTTGGATTGTAAATCTGAGTTATCCTTTAACCATGATATATTTGGAATAGGTAATTCTGCATCTAATATTGTTGATGAAATTAATTCCTTTTACACTGAGATAAAATAA
- a CDS encoding polysaccharide deacetylase family protein, with translation MDNKYFELLKSQPDLWDHFTRKEEYEPIFRDRFDRFPYYLSKTRNIFEPDVSEFLFKSGYKPEYPDGKKFAVCLTHDIDSVYRKIPGKCFHIAKSTYKKDKAEFSKNLKSICNKKQPLCNFEEIMDVEEKYGAKSSFYFLALKPGDQDYTYDIMDFKDDIRYIRDRGLEVGLHGGHDAYNLYEKICEEKKRLEDALGSEVIGYRNHFLHFKTPDTWEHLAHAGFKYDTTFGYADCVGFRNGMCHPFRPYNLNTNEFINITEIPLAVMDCTILHSYMKLNYDTAMNLAKSMIDKVAELNGVFTLLWHNTYLQSDTPELRFYEEILNYCNQKNAWITDGLSISEHLETTYV, from the coding sequence ATGGACAATAAATATTTTGAATTATTAAAAAGCCAGCCGGATTTGTGGGATCATTTTACAAGAAAGGAGGAGTATGAACCTATATTCAGGGACCGATTTGACAGATTTCCATATTATCTGAGTAAAACCAGAAACATCTTTGAGCCTGATGTATCAGAATTTCTCTTTAAATCAGGATATAAACCAGAATATCCGGACGGGAAAAAATTCGCAGTCTGCCTAACTCATGATATTGACAGTGTTTACAGAAAAATTCCGGGCAAGTGCTTTCATATCGCCAAATCCACATATAAGAAAGACAAAGCTGAATTTTCTAAAAATTTAAAGAGTATTTGCAACAAAAAGCAACCTCTCTGCAACTTTGAAGAAATAATGGATGTCGAAGAGAAATATGGTGCAAAGTCAAGTTTTTATTTCCTTGCTTTAAAACCCGGTGATCAGGATTACACATATGACATCATGGACTTTAAAGATGATATAAGATACATAAGAGATCGGGGATTGGAAGTAGGTCTTCACGGTGGACATGATGCTTACAATTTATATGAAAAGATCTGCGAAGAAAAAAAGCGACTTGAGGATGCACTTGGTTCAGAAGTCATAGGCTACCGGAACCATTTCCTTCATTTCAAAACACCTGATACCTGGGAGCACCTTGCCCATGCCGGGTTTAAATATGATACAACCTTTGGCTACGCTGACTGTGTTGGTTTCAGGAATGGCATGTGCCATCCTTTCCGGCCATACAACTTAAACACAAATGAATTCATCAACATAACAGAAATCCCACTGGCTGTCATGGACTGTACAATCCTGCACTCATACATGAAGTTAAACTACGACACAGCAATGAACCTTGCAAAGAGCATGATAGATAAAGTTGCAGAGCTAAACGGTGTTTTCACCCTATTATGGCACAACACATACCTGCAAAGTGACACGCCTGAACTCAGATTCTACGAGGAAATACTGAACTACTGCAATCAAAAAAACGCTTGGATAACTGATGGGTTGTCAATATCTGAACATCTGGAGACAACATATGTCTGA
- a CDS encoding GNAT family N-acetyltransferase, producing MSEEKYYTKILESSEYQAWDELVQESSSGTIFSNSEWLKLTSESLNSDLSIYGCFIENDIVAGCPIFTKRYKKLLKIGSNTEGMMPYSGIVIKDYPKENIRKYERNQNDILRALRIHLEKLNLPYIIIKNPIGISDIREFKWNNWNDKVYYTYLLDLNNLNYSRDVKRNIKKALGNEIFIEESKDIDAYFSLFEHTFKHQGLNTPVDNNYLSKMFKYISDNDKGKMFVSKTKEDQWVAAEIFVHDSNYVHRWTAATDINLRKTGGYHLLLDHAFNYFKEKGFGTMNLMAGNTTQLTEFITGFNPSLKTYLSIEKKSNIISMAKK from the coding sequence ATGTCTGAAGAAAAGTACTATACTAAAATTCTTGAAAGTTCCGAATATCAAGCGTGGGATGAATTAGTACAGGAATCATCCTCAGGAACAATTTTTTCTAATTCGGAATGGTTAAAACTAACAAGTGAATCACTGAATTCTGATTTATCAATATATGGATGTTTTATAGAAAATGATATTGTTGCTGGCTGTCCAATATTTACAAAGAGGTATAAAAAATTATTAAAAATTGGTTCAAACACGGAAGGCATGATGCCATATAGTGGAATTGTAATTAAGGATTACCCTAAGGAAAACATTCGAAAATATGAAAGAAATCAAAATGATATCCTTAGAGCCTTAAGAATTCATCTTGAAAAGTTAAATCTTCCCTACATTATAATTAAAAACCCTATTGGTATTTCTGATATAAGAGAATTTAAGTGGAATAATTGGAATGATAAAGTATATTACACCTATCTATTAGACCTAAATAATTTAAATTATTCAAGAGATGTTAAAAGGAATATTAAAAAAGCACTTGGAAATGAAATTTTTATTGAAGAATCCAAGGACATTGATGCATATTTTTCATTATTTGAACATACATTTAAACACCAAGGCCTAAATACGCCCGTTGATAATAATTATCTTAGCAAGATGTTCAAATATATTTCAGATAATGATAAAGGAAAAATGTTTGTTTCAAAAACAAAGGAGGATCAATGGGTTGCAGCAGAAATTTTTGTTCATGACAGTAATTATGTTCATAGGTGGACAGCTGCAACAGACATCAACTTAAGAAAAACTGGAGGATATCATCTATTACTTGACCATGCATTCAATTATTTCAAAGAGAAAGGATTTGGTACAATGAACCTTATGGCCGGAAATACAACTCAATTAACTGAGTTCATCACTGGATTTAACCCTAGTTTAAAGACTTATCTTTCAATAGAGAAAAAATCAAATATAATTTCAATGGCAAAAAAATGA
- a CDS encoding GNAT family N-acetyltransferase gives MNSLKHVLLIYRESFGGNAGKKIKKYCKLFNHTFYILKYDGDVVGYCIYYIHIKLENLKLIKKATLYSIAITHKERKKGFAKILLKESINELKFNNISKIALYVDCKNQAAINLYKSYGFIIIGETENICGLKKNCYLMELCFKD, from the coding sequence TTGAACAGTTTAAAACATGTACTGTTAATTTATAGAGAATCTTTTGGTGGTAATGCTGGAAAAAAGATAAAAAAATATTGTAAATTATTTAATCATACATTTTATATTTTAAAATATGATGGTGATGTGGTGGGGTATTGTATATATTACATACACATAAAATTAGAAAATTTGAAGCTAATTAAAAAGGCTACATTATATTCAATTGCTATAACACATAAAGAACGCAAAAAAGGATTTGCAAAAATATTATTAAAAGAGAGTATTAACGAATTAAAATTTAATAATATTTCAAAAATAGCACTATATGTGGACTGCAAAAACCAAGCTGCAATAAATCTATACAAATCATATGGATTTATAATTATTGGTGAAACAGAGAATATTTGTGGATTAAAAAAGAACTGTTACTTAATGGAATTATGTTTTAAAGATTGA
- a CDS encoding polysaccharide pyruvyl transferase family protein has protein sequence MKILILGLTSSGLGGMEYHNLGNYAIMEPLIIELKTKFPEAEISTSIQMSDEFCNNFEISSIHDKRFWTYGPRTGLITSKDLILSSLNYGYKNLKKKNSIFLVKKSKLLSEINSSDLIIDFSGDVYGDNASNLKFLEDNAEIFISKMLGKPVVAFIGSPGPFSSKWRQIIAKKALNSIDLITNRDPISTEILKELGVKEDHMYSTACPAFLFKPLPKEDAEIILKKEGIIPKERPLVGMIICGWNMAEAPFNKLPREEYELIPFVELIKHIISKEDVNVLLMSHQNRTDAENNLIKGNDHAIISQIIELLKRDNIDLNRIIQLDGLYNAAQSKAIIGECDLLISGRIHGAVGGLSQCIPTVIIDYGHEPKAHKLRGFARLAGVEEYICNPASTEDMINKFDKCWINKDKIKVLLEEKIPEVKKKAKENFSLLNRCIFEENSLNNNMSAIKHNQLENVNKLNSNLNHFLKNIQSDTKFIEQIYPLIKKNIDNPDLEILDVGCGSGVLVNKLKKENVSKFVYGCDFSSEKIEKCKKIYQMDSFFVHDIYSLLNNLFDVIICTEVLEHLENPENALKNLLSSLKENGKLIISVPDGRKDTFLGHINFWSPESFKLFITKFANKDKYEIYFYYISNKNICIIKDLNSYQITS, from the coding sequence ATGAAAATACTTATCTTAGGATTAACATCTTCAGGTTTAGGAGGAATGGAATACCATAATCTAGGAAACTATGCTATTATGGAACCATTGATAATTGAATTAAAGACAAAATTTCCGGAGGCTGAAATCTCAACGTCTATTCAGATGTCTGATGAATTTTGTAATAATTTTGAAATTTCATCAATACATGATAAAAGATTCTGGACTTATGGACCGCGTACAGGTTTAATTACATCTAAAGATCTCATATTGAGTTCTTTAAATTATGGTTATAAAAATCTAAAAAAGAAGAATAGTATTTTTTTGGTTAAAAAAAGCAAATTACTATCAGAAATTAATAGTTCTGATCTAATCATAGATTTCAGCGGCGATGTTTATGGAGACAATGCTTCTAATCTTAAATTTTTGGAGGACAATGCAGAGATCTTTATTTCAAAAATGTTGGGTAAACCAGTTGTAGCATTTATAGGATCTCCAGGGCCTTTTTCATCCAAATGGAGACAAATCATTGCTAAAAAAGCATTAAACAGTATTGACCTAATTACCAACAGGGATCCCATAAGTACTGAAATTTTAAAGGAACTTGGTGTAAAGGAAGACCATATGTATAGTACTGCATGCCCCGCTTTTTTGTTTAAACCTCTCCCAAAAGAGGATGCTGAAATCATTCTAAAAAAGGAAGGAATCATTCCAAAGGAAAGACCTCTTGTTGGTATGATTATATGCGGATGGAACATGGCAGAAGCACCATTCAACAAACTTCCAAGAGAGGAATATGAGTTGATTCCATTTGTTGAATTGATAAAACACATTATATCAAAAGAAGATGTAAATGTCCTTTTAATGAGTCATCAGAATAGAACTGATGCTGAAAATAATTTAATTAAAGGTAATGATCATGCCATCATTTCTCAAATTATTGAATTATTAAAAAGGGATAATATTGATTTAAACAGAATTATTCAGCTGGATGGACTATACAATGCAGCACAGTCAAAAGCAATAATTGGTGAGTGCGATCTGCTAATCAGCGGAAGAATCCATGGAGCAGTAGGTGGTCTTTCTCAATGTATTCCAACGGTAATTATTGATTATGGGCATGAACCAAAGGCCCACAAGTTAAGGGGATTTGCCCGGCTTGCAGGTGTTGAAGAATATATATGCAATCCAGCTTCAACTGAAGATATGATCAATAAATTTGACAAATGCTGGATTAATAAAGATAAAATAAAAGTTCTTCTTGAAGAAAAAATACCGGAAGTAAAAAAGAAAGCCAAAGAGAACTTTTCTCTTTTAAATAGATGTATATTTGAAGAAAATTCCCTAAATAATAATATGTCTGCGATAAAGCACAATCAACTTGAAAATGTAAACAAATTGAATTCTAATCTAAACCATTTTCTTAAAAACATTCAAAGTGATACAAAATTTATTGAACAAATCTATCCTCTAATCAAAAAAAATATTGATAACCCAGACTTGGAGATCTTAGATGTTGGTTGTGGTTCAGGCGTTCTTGTCAATAAATTGAAGAAAGAGAATGTCTCAAAATTTGTTTATGGATGTGATTTTTCCTCGGAAAAAATTGAAAAATGTAAAAAAATCTATCAAATGGATTCTTTTTTTGTACATGATATATATTCTCTATTGAATAATTTGTTTGATGTTATAATCTGCACAGAAGTATTAGAACACCTTGAAAATCCTGAAAATGCATTAAAAAACTTGTTAAGTTCCCTAAAAGAAAATGGAAAATTAATAATAAGTGTCCCTGATGGCAGAAAGGATACTTTTTTAGGACATATTAATTTTTGGAGTCCTGAGAGTTTTAAATTATTTATCACCAAATTTGCAAATAAGGATAAATATGAGATCTATTTTTATTACATTAGTAACAAGAATATTTGTATTATAAAAGATCTAAATAGCTATCAGATTACCTCTTAA
- a CDS encoding flippase, whose translation MHHKKFIKDVGIIGITQATTSLAAFLLLPLITKTLGPYDYGIWAQISVTVSLLTPLGIMGLQMAAVRFLSAEKDKQKIQESFYSILLFVFVTGLVISSAVFLLSDNIASFMLQDESASYYVKAGAGLILLGAVGQIVTFYFRIFRQINFFGALTIYKSVGHLVLTTVLLLNGFGLMSVIGANLIVMFTLFLLALFFIYRQIGIVVPKFCYIKDFLKFGAPLTPNGLIRWVTDSSDRYIIGFLLGATMVGIYNAAYAIGSLIQLFITPLQMILYPELARLYDEGDHDTVRLYLSMAVKYFSMIAIPAVFGLFVISEPLILLFTTEEFVEGAGVIPVVALGAFFAGLFQILINIPLLVKKTKLNLYIQLSAAIANLVLNIILIPILGIIGAAYATLLSFLIMLALCHCINVNYYMINYDYIAFLKCIIASGFMLFPLLIFNNNSFASLIEAIIISMIVYFISLALLKFFSIKERKFIISIFKR comes from the coding sequence ATGCACCACAAAAAATTCATAAAAGATGTTGGTATAATCGGCATAACACAGGCAACAACGTCACTTGCAGCATTCCTCCTCCTGCCGCTCATAACAAAGACACTTGGCCCATATGACTACGGTATCTGGGCACAGATCTCAGTCACAGTCTCCCTGCTGACACCTCTTGGAATTATGGGCCTTCAGATGGCAGCTGTCCGGTTTCTTTCAGCCGAGAAGGATAAGCAAAAGATTCAGGAGAGTTTTTACTCAATACTCCTCTTTGTATTTGTAACAGGCCTGGTTATCTCGTCAGCTGTCTTTTTACTATCAGACAATATTGCATCCTTTATGCTCCAGGACGAAAGTGCATCATATTATGTAAAAGCCGGCGCCGGACTTATTCTTCTTGGGGCTGTCGGACAGATTGTTACATTTTACTTCCGGATTTTCCGGCAGATAAATTTCTTTGGTGCTCTTACTATTTACAAGTCGGTTGGACATCTTGTTCTGACAACAGTTCTTCTCCTGAATGGTTTTGGCCTTATGAGTGTCATAGGTGCAAACCTTATTGTAATGTTTACATTATTCCTTCTGGCGTTATTTTTTATCTACCGGCAGATTGGAATAGTTGTTCCAAAATTTTGTTACATAAAAGATTTCTTAAAATTCGGGGCACCGTTGACCCCAAATGGATTAATTCGATGGGTTACTGATTCTAGTGACAGGTATATAATTGGATTTTTACTGGGAGCTACAATGGTTGGTATTTACAATGCTGCTTATGCTATTGGTAGTTTAATCCAGTTATTTATCACTCCTCTACAGATGATCCTCTATCCGGAACTTGCACGATTATATGACGAGGGGGATCATGATACAGTCCGGCTGTATCTTTCAATGGCGGTCAAATATTTTAGTATGATTGCAATACCTGCTGTTTTTGGATTATTTGTGATTTCTGAGCCTTTGATTCTTTTGTTCACAACTGAAGAATTTGTTGAGGGCGCAGGTGTGATTCCTGTTGTTGCTTTAGGAGCTTTTTTTGCTGGATTATTTCAGATATTAATCAATATTCCATTATTAGTAAAGAAGACGAAATTAAATTTATATATACAACTATCTGCTGCAATTGCAAATTTGGTATTAAATATTATATTGATTCCAATATTAGGAATAATAGGTGCGGCATATGCGACTTTATTATCATTTCTCATTATGTTGGCATTATGCCATTGTATTAATGTTAATTATTATATGATAAACTATGATTATATTGCATTTTTGAAATGCATAATTGCATCTGGATTTATGTTATTTCCTTTATTAATATTTAATAATAATTCTTTTGCTTCCCTTATTGAGGCAATAATAATTAGTATGATTGTTTATTTTATTTCACTGGCGCTATTAAAATTTTTCTCTATAAAAGAAAGAAAATTTATAATATCAATATTTAAGAGGTAA
- a CDS encoding SDR family oxidoreductase gives MHYVVTGGMGFIGSNLSEYLAKDHDVTIIDDGATGRYVNIKNLVENRTGNSGSAEGLDNSVRFVKGSITDPELLKKEFEGADGIFHQGAIPSVPRSVADPARTSNVNIEGTLNVLIAARDCGVRKVVFASSSSVYGNTPTLPKVETMCPSPLSPYALQKLAGETYCGIFTDIYGLDTVALRYFNVFGPKQDPNSQYAAVIPNFIKKLLNNEAPIIYGNGEQTRDFTYVKNVIQANVKAMESDATGFYNIACGERISLNNLAENIMEILNFHTEPIYKEPRAEDVRDSLADISKANNAFNYKPEYSLNDGLRETIEWYNI, from the coding sequence ATGCATTATGTGGTCACCGGTGGTATGGGATTCATCGGTTCAAATCTTTCGGAATATCTGGCGAAAGATCATGATGTCACAATAATTGATGACGGGGCAACCGGGCGATATGTCAATATTAAAAACCTTGTTGAAAATAGAACCGGCAATTCAGGATCTGCTGAAGGATTGGATAATTCTGTGAGGTTTGTAAAGGGGAGCATAACAGATCCGGAACTCCTCAAAAAAGAGTTTGAAGGTGCAGACGGAATCTTCCACCAGGGAGCAATACCATCAGTTCCAAGATCAGTTGCAGATCCAGCAAGAACAAGTAATGTCAATATCGAAGGTACATTAAATGTCCTTATTGCAGCCCGTGACTGCGGTGTCAGAAAGGTAGTATTCGCATCTTCATCCTCAGTATACGGCAATACACCAACACTGCCAAAGGTTGAAACAATGTGTCCTTCACCCCTCTCACCATATGCACTCCAGAAACTTGCAGGTGAGACCTACTGTGGAATCTTCACAGATATCTACGGCCTTGACACTGTTGCTCTCCGTTACTTCAATGTCTTCGGCCCAAAGCAGGACCCTAATTCACAGTATGCAGCAGTTATTCCGAATTTTATTAAGAAACTTCTAAACAATGAAGCGCCCATCATCTACGGAAACGGCGAACAGACCCGTGACTTTACATATGTCAAAAATGTAATCCAGGCAAATGTAAAAGCAATGGAGTCTGATGCAACCGGATTTTACAATATAGCCTGTGGTGAGAGAATATCACTAAATAATCTTGCAGAAAACATAATGGAAATATTAAACTTCCATACAGAACCAATATATAAAGAGCCAAGGGCGGAGGATGTAAGGGATTCACTTGCAGACATTTCCAAAGCAAATAATGCATTCAATTACAAACCGGAATACAGTCTTAATGATGGGCTTAGGGAGACAATAGAATGGTACAATATCTAG
- a CDS encoding class I SAM-dependent methyltransferase — protein MISLDEQTERDFFDKNFSTYISPIDRIDKYFMDYLLLHINKKLMILDIGGGGGQFANSCVKNMPNCKVTIVDPSKKMLDSANDYNINIIKIQGGLPNKLNVTETYDTVHINNVIHHIVDTSPKLSKKKVYESLLNIKDTMNSDSKLLFGDIFYDGHIYPPISKFLIFYLLKIQNILGYKFKDDNFLLGLNVCFYSKYELEKLINDAGFKIEKTYKYEWKKSYKTALLGIKRYGRIGFILSKMN, from the coding sequence ATGATCAGTTTAGATGAACAAACAGAAAGAGATTTTTTTGATAAAAATTTTTCAACATATATATCTCCAATAGATCGTATAGACAAGTATTTTATGGATTATCTTCTCCTCCATATAAATAAGAAATTAATGATTTTAGATATTGGGGGAGGAGGAGGACAATTTGCTAATTCCTGTGTTAAAAATATGCCAAATTGTAAAGTGACAATTGTTGATCCCTCTAAAAAAATGCTAGATTCTGCAAATGATTACAATATTAATATTATTAAAATTCAAGGAGGCCTTCCAAATAAATTAAATGTTACTGAGACGTATGATACGGTACATATAAACAATGTTATCCACCATATTGTAGACACCAGTCCAAAATTATCTAAAAAAAAAGTATATGAATCATTATTAAATATCAAAGATACTATGAATTCAGATTCTAAATTACTTTTCGGGGATATTTTTTATGATGGACATATATATCCCCCTATTTCAAAATTTCTTATTTTCTATCTTTTGAAAATTCAAAATATTTTAGGATATAAATTTAAAGATGATAATTTTCTTTTAGGACTCAATGTTTGTTTTTACTCAAAATATGAATTAGAAAAATTAATAAATGATGCTGGATTCAAAATTGAAAAAACTTACAAATATGAATGGAAAAAGTCATATAAAACGGCTTTATTGGGAATAAAACGATATGGAAGAATTGGATTTATTCTTAGTAAAATGAATTAA